TGATAGTGATttgcatttgtcttttttaaaacatgattcaCCATTACCAAATCATACTTGTAGCAGTATTAGTATTGGCAGTAGAAAAAGTGATAGTGGCACAGTTTAATGAACTCTTGTGGTCATATTACACCCTCTGCTGGCTTAAAAGATGCACTACAATTCACATTCCTTTCAGAGTCTGATTCCCTGTGGGCAATTCATCAGATATTGTTTTCTGAAACGCTCTTGAGACAAATCACTCAGACCTTCTTCAGCGTCTGGTGTGAGGTAGACTATTGTTTCTGGAGGGAAAAGGTCCAGACAGCTTTCCTCTGTAACATCTATCTGCAATAAAGggagaaagaaattaattttaaaagtaatCTGAAATCTATTGGTTAATATCAATACTCCTTCTGCTCTACATCACAGGCAGAGGGATACATAATGTTTATTTCTAAATTGAACAAAATTCCAATTACACCATTGTTAAGTGGTTTTAACTGGAGCTACAATACATCTTCAGGTTTCAGATCCTTCCCTCTAAATACGTGTCTGCTgatgatttttaagcttttgaCTAGAGGTCTCCTATTGTTGAACCCAAAACGATATTCACCATGTAGTTAAGAAAGCCGTCATTCATTCGGATGCATTCCCTGTACAGACGACTATCCTCTCTCAGGTCAGTCAGGAAAAGATGAAACGGTCGAATCGCCTTCTTGTTTGATCCGTATAGCCTTCGTAACTGGCCGGCCAGTCGACTCACCTCCTAATACACACACAGTTAAATACAGGTAAATTATCCCAAAagataaatgtattttcatGTAAAACTAATATCCAGAACAGAATCAAACACTGTGTTAGGGGGCATTTTGAGGCTCACCTTGTCAGACATGCTGTCTGTCATACTCAGATCAACACAGAGTTTGAGCCCTGTGGACTGAGCTTCAGCCAAACGCTCTCTAATGATCGCTTTCATGACTCGTTTGGTAAACTGAGGAGTATCTGCAGTTGCACctacatgacaaaaacacaggaaaggCATGCATTGTATTGGAGGAGATCTAGGCTAAAATCCCTTTCACAATGAATTtaataaagtttgtttcttcATCACTTAATCTTTACCAGACTCCTGCTCACGGTTGAGCTTCCTCCTCTGCTTCtcttctttccttttgtttttctttgctgcCAGCTGCCTCTCCCAGTTTCGCTGCTTCCTCAGGACATTTCTCTGTGTATAAAAGGACAAAACCATCACCTTTATAAGTGCATAAAACTCAAGACGTCACAATTTTAACTTCATTACCTACAAATTTGACTGTTTCGAGTCAAGCTTGTTTCAGCTGAGGCCAAAGATAAAGCTTATCTCCATCCTTAAGATTTAGTGATCCTAATATGTGCATTTATAACATCTAGGCTTGATTATTGCAATTCTCTGTATGTGGCCAGGACCCCTTGTTGGTTCATAATGCAGCTACTTGCCTCCtaattggcaaaaaaacagaGGGACTTTACCTCTGTGTTGCTCTCTCTGTACTGGCTGCCTGTTTGCTACAAGATtgagttttaaattttgttttagttttaaaacacCTAATGGGTTGGCGCTGCCTTATTTAAGTTCATTGCACCATGTTCAGATAATAGCCAGAGTGCTGAGGTCCACCAATCAGCTGCTCCTGAATGAGTTTGAAACAAAACTGAAACCTAAAAACTAGGGCTGATCCAGATGCACCAAACCTGTTGAGCAGATACCACTTCATACAAGATCTGCCCCCACTTCTGaacatttcaaattgttttatCCAAACAGATGTAACAGGAACGTCTGCTTTAATATTATGATGTTTTATTCAAATagattttactgttattttaaagattattttatcatgttttgtgtaCTCTTGGTTCATGTCTTATCTTTCAAAGTAAgatctgtaaagcactttggtttAACTTAGTTGTTTAAAACTTGCCATATAAATAAGGTTGACTTGAATTCGAAACTATCTGAAATATCCATTAAAACCTTTGATCTTGTTTAAAACGGtgaaaatacactatatggacaaatgtGTAGCGTTGTCAAAAAATGTtgtggtatgctgaagcattaagattgaccttcattggagataaggggtctagacaaacctgaaaaacagccccataccattatacTGCAGTTAATGTTCTCCCAGGATCCACTGAACCCAGATTGCCcgtctgactgccaaacagagaagcgtgattggtcactccacagaacacgtttccactgcgcCACACTCCTGTGTTGGTgcgctttacaccactccatctgacgcttggcaatggacttggtgatgtgaagcttgcgtgcagctgctcggccatgatTCATCCCAGGAAGCTCCCgccgcacagtttttgtgcttacattaatgccgtggaagttcagaactcctcagctatggaatcagcagagcattggcaacttttacgcaccatgaGCCTTAGCAATCGTtcaccctgctctgtgattttacgtggtcttctgctttgtggaagttgctgttgttcctaaacacttccactttctgataaaATCAGTTACAGTTGaatgtggaatatccagcagggatgaaaacacataaaccatcttattgcaaaggtggcatccatcacagtaccacgttTGGAGTGCatatggagactgcatggcattttactttgttttaaaacCCTTTTATGAAAAATTTTCTTCTCACATCTTAATtaataaatgtgatttaaatgagTGGGTTAACAAACTTACTGAACATCCAGCATCTTCTCTCCCTGGCCTGTCTTCAACCACATCAGTCTCAACATCAATATGAAGTAGATCCATCTCTGCTGAAATTTCATTCAGCTCCACATCTGAGACAATCTGGGCCATTTCTGAATCCTGCCCTGAGCAGCTGATAATGCATCACCTGAAAACAAAACCACGTTATTTTCCTTTGCAAATGTCCAAACatttatgtaattttatttaCGAGAAAGGGGCAAATTACGTGAGATCGATTAggcttttaaataaaagaaaagtcgATTTAAGCGATACTAACATCTACTTGTAGAAAGCCTGCTCGTGTATTTAGGTCGAAGCGTCTAAAAATAGTCATGTCAGCACTTCTAGTCTGTTAAATTAAAAGCAGAATGTGTAATTTTGAAGCTCAAAAGGGATAACGTACCTCCTCTGAACTGTGCTAGGAACATGTGAGCGTCGCATGGAAATGACGTCAGAGTAAACAAACGGCGGGGAACGGGAGGGGGACGCTAAGAACCGTAGACATCAAGACGTTTCCATATCTATGCTGGAAACAGGAGGCGGGATATGAaattgtttaatattttctttcagAAATATCTTTCCATAAAGcgttttgacacatttataaatatgtttttaatctGTGGTTTGTGCAATGTTGAGAACAATAACAAACAATACGTTGCTAGGTATCGTCGACATTTCAACCAGAGGAGGGCAGTGAAATTCCACTATATTATCCTACgttgacattttcagtcagcaaATCTTCACAATAATATGTCAAATGTACCTAACCTGAGGTGAGGTGGAAAGATTTCAGGACTACTGGACTCGAGTAAATGTacatttactctggttaaaatttactgaagTAAGAGAAAAGTAATGGTCAATGAAtacactcaagtaaaagcagagggtatttcatttaaagtttaatttaatttctaaGTAGATACTGAGGAtggaataaataataaaaaaaagtattacattaaaatatggACTTATGCAATTTTTTAATAGAAGCaagtgcaatatttctctaaactgaaatatttgtcaaaataccaatgctttttttttctttttgacagaTGCTGTGGGGACCAAACtttaaaattaactaaaataaataaacataaacatattGTTGTTCAATTTATcttacatttcttttaaaacacatgtaATTTTTAGCCTTAAGCAGTGAGATTAGTGTGATCTCACCTGTCTCATCTATTACAAATCATATTTGTTAATAATAGCTggcaggtggatttctgtaaaagtgatcaaacattaagccaGTCTAGATAAAATCCTTTCCATTTAAATTGTTCTTTTGGCTTGCTTTCATAGCTGTGATGATTTTTAAACCAAACAAGTTCCCTTAATACtactttttttactttgcacattttctgaatttaataatcctcAGGGGGACCGGATGGGAAGCTGGGGGAGGCCTGATCCAGCAGCCAGTTGATAATCACTACTCTACATACCGTGCAAGCTTTCATGTGtcattttttagaatattttgcAAAGAATCCTACTTTCCAAAatgttgcatgttttgttttattaaaaattaaaaaataaaaatgatcattcctcttaatgcaataaatatggaatttgcaatatgagtaaaaaaataatcacaattttatatatatctttttttaaaatccttcagCCCTAATTTACTTCCATATCGATGTTTGCACCACAGATGTTTGGCAGGGCTCTGTTATGTTGTCGTGATGAATGCTAACAAGGCTGTGCAGTAAGTAAATCAGTCAGtttcaggggtggaaagtaactccTTTCCACTTGTACCTTTTTTGAacatattttgaaatcagtacttttactactgaagtaagttttaaccacaGTAAGGGTACTTTTTCTTGAGTACTATActctagtgtttttttttccacctctagtgactacacagtagcacagaGAGACAGAATGATTCCACACATCCCAAAATAGCAAAAACGGGAGTGTTGAAATCTCAGGGTAAAACAATTTTGAGTTAATTTTAACTCCCAAAATTTAATATTTCTCCATTCTGGGGGAAATGGTCTTCAATGTTGGAGTTATTTAACTCCagcacatctaaacactgtAGAGTTTATATGTCTTTAGTTGTATTTGGATGTTGCCTgctgtacagtgatccctgctgggattCATGTGGTTCatgtttctttcatatttttagtGGATTGTTTGAGGTGAGACACATCTGCACTgtgggtgaagttatccactgactTCGAGTTCCTGCCTGCAACTTTAAGTGCTTTTAAGGGATGCATATTACATTTTTCTCATCATTGTGTGTTGTCATACTATGAGTTACTGCCACTATGTCATaatgtaaacattttcaaaagtgtaatttaattggaccaatataaacactttcaaaGGGTTTGATTTAAACTCTTTCAGTTTCATCTTTGTAACTTTTGCTGTGTGTTTTACTTCACTATAGAGGCaagactttacctgaacaacctggttggagatctattctcttgttgttcttgccaataaggaaagataaaattttacagtacaactcctcagtatcTATTTAGTACTCAGTatgtaaaataaactttaaattaaatgtttcttacttttacttgagtagatttatagaccaatACTTTTGCTTGTGTTTAAGTAAATTACAACCAAAGTACCTGCACATTTTCTTGAGTACAATATTGATGTGCTCTTTCCACTTCTGGTCAATTACTACTGATCAGACGTCATTGATACTACTATGATTGtagatcaataaaaacatgtaattcaTATTGCTTCATAACATAATTAAATTTCATccttaaattttacttttaaaattactgaagtaaatgtaaatttattgGAAGAAACCTACTCAGttaaagtaatttgagtaaatgtaattactttccacctctgcacaccagatggactgtttcatatatcaaTTGCATGAAATAAGCCTGATGACTGACAGGCTTATTTATGgctctggccagtccatctgctttgcaagggtGAAATATACCAAAAGGGTCATAATATTTTTTCCTCGATATTTAATGGAAAATTGAGCAGAATATCAATATCTATAATGCATTCATTTGTTGCACACAGTGACAGCTACTTTTGTGACATTTTGCACAAGTCAGTTGCAGTTTCAGCCACTTATTAACATAATCTCATGAAGTTTGACAAAGTGGTGAAGTCCAGTACTGAAGTTATTTTGGGGGCGAGCACGATTCGTCTTACTTTCTGAAGCTTCTGTT
This genomic stretch from Cheilinus undulatus linkage group 22, ASM1832078v1, whole genome shotgun sequence harbors:
- the trmt10b gene encoding tRNA methyltransferase 10 homolog B, coding for MAQIVSDVELNEISAEMDLLHIDVETDVVEDRPGREDAGCSRNVLRKQRNWERQLAAKKNKRKEEKQRRKLNREQESGATADTPQFTKRVMKAIIRERLAEAQSTGLKLCVDLSMTDSMSDKEVSRLAGQLRRLYGSNKKAIRPFHLFLTDLREDSRLYRECIRMNDGFLNYMIDVTEESCLDLFPPETIVYLTPDAEEALLTVDADKVYVLGGLVDESIQKKLSFSRASELRVHTARLPIDEYMVKKNNSKNFHSKILAINQVFDILLTFCNTGSWTEAMHTWFPQGKGYVVAQEDSQPHPECQTRA